One region of Streptomyces davaonensis JCM 4913 genomic DNA includes:
- a CDS encoding ABC transporter ATP-binding protein, translating to MTATTLTRTAARVVDAVKVYGSGGTAVRALDGVSVDFPAGRFTAIMGPSGSGKSTLMHCAAGLDTLTSGAAHIGDTELGALDDRRLTLLRRDRVGFVFQAFNLVPTLTVAENITLPLDLAGHRGDPEWIDALIDVVGLRDRLHHRPAELSGGQQQRVAVARAFAGQPDVVFADEPTGNLDSRSGEEVLGLLGRAARDTERTVVMVTHDPVAAAHADEVVFLADGRLVDRMSAPTADKVLDRMKAFEVRS from the coding sequence ATGACCGCCACGACTCTCACCCGGACGGCCGCCCGCGTCGTGGACGCCGTGAAGGTGTACGGCAGCGGCGGCACGGCCGTCCGGGCCCTGGACGGAGTGAGCGTCGACTTCCCGGCCGGACGCTTCACCGCGATCATGGGCCCCTCGGGCTCCGGCAAGTCCACCCTGATGCACTGCGCCGCCGGCCTCGACACCCTCACCTCGGGCGCCGCCCACATCGGCGACACCGAGCTGGGCGCCCTCGACGACCGGCGGCTGACCCTTCTGCGCCGCGACCGCGTCGGCTTCGTGTTCCAGGCGTTCAACCTGGTGCCGACGCTCACCGTCGCGGAGAACATCACCCTGCCCCTGGACCTCGCGGGCCACCGGGGCGACCCGGAGTGGATCGACGCGCTCATCGACGTCGTCGGCCTGCGCGACCGGCTCCACCACCGTCCCGCCGAACTCTCCGGCGGCCAGCAGCAACGGGTAGCCGTGGCCCGGGCCTTCGCCGGGCAGCCGGACGTCGTCTTCGCCGACGAACCGACCGGCAACCTCGACTCCCGCTCCGGCGAGGAGGTCCTCGGCCTGCTCGGCCGCGCGGCGCGCGACACCGAGCGCACGGTCGTCATGGTCACCCACGACCCGGTGGCCGCCGCCCACGCCGACGAGGTCGTCTTCCTCGCCGACGGCCGCCTGGTCGACCGTATGTCCGCGCCGACCGCCGACAAGGTCCTGGACCGCATGAAAGCCTTCGAGGTGCGCTCATGA
- a CDS encoding DUF1272 domain-containing protein, protein MALEMRDCCERCETAVLPADGPALICSYECTFCVPCGEGMAGVCPNCGGELVPRPRRVAAAR, encoded by the coding sequence ATGGCCCTGGAAATGCGTGACTGCTGCGAGCGGTGCGAGACGGCCGTCCTGCCCGCCGACGGTCCCGCCCTCATCTGCTCCTACGAGTGCACCTTCTGCGTGCCGTGCGGTGAGGGCATGGCCGGTGTGTGCCCCAACTGCGGTGGCGAGTTGGTTCCGAGGCCCCGTCGGGTCGCCGCCGCGCGTTAG
- a CDS encoding VOC family protein, with protein sequence MSYDQQPSANAVQLDHTAVLARDRSLSAEFIAAILGLEVGAPFGPFLPVDLGNGVTLDYYEKTDEPIQSQHYAFLVPEEQFDAMIGRLETVGVTYYADPNHTEPGRINRLFGGRGAYFDDPDGHNMEIMTRPYARP encoded by the coding sequence ATGTCCTATGACCAGCAGCCTTCGGCCAACGCCGTTCAGCTCGACCACACCGCCGTCCTCGCCAGGGACCGGAGTCTGTCCGCCGAGTTCATCGCGGCGATTCTGGGGCTGGAGGTCGGTGCGCCGTTCGGGCCGTTCCTGCCCGTCGACCTCGGCAACGGCGTGACGCTCGACTACTACGAGAAGACGGACGAGCCGATTCAGTCGCAGCACTACGCCTTCCTCGTTCCCGAGGAGCAGTTCGACGCCATGATTGGCCGCCTGGAGACCGTCGGGGTCACCTACTACGCCGATCCGAACCACACCGAACCCGGGCGGATCAACCGTCTGTTCGGCGGTCGTGGCGCCTACTTCGACGACCCGGACGGGCACAACATGGAGATCATGACCCGGCCGTACGCCCGCCCGTAG
- a CDS encoding ester cyclase translates to MSAIPADPSLPDRFTLPAETVLRARERLVLDHFRDEVRQDWDATLSTFPHPHYELIAQMLVHDGDSEVRGYYQDTRVAFPDQDHELIAFRHSADAVIVEFWLLGTHNGFLGKIPPTGSKHRTRMTAYFIFDENENLVTERIYFDRLTVLKQLIAGLDKRKPTGLLKLFRVLRGALAAAGSKPDPRLSNTTPPNLNN, encoded by the coding sequence ATGTCCGCCATACCCGCCGACCCGTCACTTCCCGACCGGTTCACGTTGCCCGCTGAGACCGTCCTGCGGGCCCGGGAGCGGCTCGTGCTCGACCACTTCCGTGACGAGGTCCGCCAGGACTGGGACGCCACGCTCTCGACGTTCCCCCACCCGCACTACGAGCTGATCGCGCAGATGCTGGTGCACGACGGTGACTCCGAGGTCCGCGGCTACTACCAGGACACCCGGGTCGCGTTCCCCGACCAGGACCACGAGCTGATCGCCTTCAGACACAGTGCCGACGCGGTGATCGTGGAGTTCTGGCTCCTGGGTACCCACAACGGCTTCCTCGGCAAGATCCCGCCGACCGGATCGAAGCACCGCACCCGGATGACGGCGTACTTCATCTTCGACGAGAACGAGAACCTGGTCACCGAGCGCATCTACTTCGACCGACTCACCGTCCTCAAGCAGCTGATAGCGGGCCTCGACAAGCGCAAGCCCACCGGACTGCTCAAGCTCTTCCGTGTCCTCAGAGGCGCGCTCGCCGCAGCCGGGTCGAAGCCCGATCCGCGTCTGTCGAACACCACCCCGCCGAACCTCAACAACTAA
- a CDS encoding SHOCT domain-containing protein — protein MQTLAHFADGGPGPWILFFPLIWAAVVIGGVTLLRRTVWRGRGGPRRPATDDHSPITVLGHRFASGEIDEDEYWRRLSVLDEQFGRAGKGGAA, from the coding sequence ATGCAGACCCTGGCGCACTTCGCGGACGGCGGGCCCGGCCCGTGGATCCTGTTCTTCCCGCTCATCTGGGCGGCCGTGGTGATCGGCGGCGTCACGCTCCTGCGCCGCACCGTCTGGCGCGGCCGCGGCGGTCCGCGCAGGCCCGCCACCGACGATCACTCACCCATCACCGTGCTCGGCCACCGCTTCGCCTCCGGCGAGATCGACGAGGACGAGTACTGGCGCCGCCTGTCCGTCCTGGACGAGCAGTTCGGCCGCGCCGGCAAGGGCGGTGCGGCATGA
- a CDS encoding MBL fold metallo-hydrolase — translation MKVHHLNCGTMRPWRAPDGLVCHVLLVETDNGLVLIDSGIGLKDVADPAGRFGAARFYVRPAFDITEAAIRQVTALGHDPREVRHIVLTHFDADHTGGLADFPWAQVHLTTTETQAALHPEGVVERGRYLASHRAHDPLIVPHTLDGGEPWRGFPHTKELTDIAAGIVMISLPGHSRGHAAIAVDAGTHWVLHVGDCFYHHGQIDGTGRAPKSLTTMERVVAADWSKVRGNHRRLTQLCAENPPDLLLVNAHDPTLLHRAQNRTTP, via the coding sequence ATGAAGGTCCACCACCTCAACTGCGGCACCATGCGCCCCTGGCGGGCACCCGACGGACTGGTCTGCCACGTCCTGCTCGTCGAGACCGACAACGGCCTCGTACTCATCGACAGCGGAATCGGACTCAAGGACGTCGCCGATCCGGCAGGACGCTTCGGGGCAGCACGCTTCTACGTCCGCCCCGCCTTCGACATCACCGAGGCAGCGATTCGCCAAGTGACCGCGCTCGGCCACGACCCCCGAGAAGTCCGCCACATCGTCCTCACCCACTTCGACGCCGACCACACCGGCGGACTCGCCGACTTCCCTTGGGCCCAGGTCCACCTCACCACCACCGAGACGCAGGCCGCGCTGCACCCCGAGGGGGTGGTCGAGCGAGGCCGCTACCTCGCATCCCACCGCGCCCACGACCCCCTGATCGTCCCGCACACCCTCGACGGCGGCGAGCCGTGGCGGGGGTTCCCCCACACGAAGGAACTCACCGACATCGCCGCCGGGATCGTCATGATCAGCTTGCCCGGCCACTCCCGGGGCCACGCCGCCATCGCTGTCGACGCAGGCACCCATTGGGTTCTCCACGTCGGTGACTGCTTCTATCACCACGGACAGATCGACGGCACCGGCCGTGCCCCCAAGTCCCTGACCACGATGGAGCGAGTCGTCGCCGCCGACTGGTCCAAAGTCAGAGGCAACCACCGTCGCCTGACCCAGCTCTGCGCCGAGAACCCACCCGACCTGCTGCTCGTCAACGCCCACGACCCCACGCTGCTGCACCGAGCCCAGAACAGAACCACACCGTAG
- a CDS encoding ABC transporter permease: MNASVRLSASSLRAHKRRFTGTFVAVFLGVAFLAGTLVMGDTLRANFDTMFGNATSGTDAVVRSADAITTPGESEGVREPVATALAETIEEIPGVAAAEPNIEGAGQLVGRDGDPIGGQGPPTLAGNWITDPELNSYQLAEGRAPQKSGEVVVNRGTAERGDLKLGDRTTLRTPDPVEVTIVGLATFGGENGMAQVTYTGMTRADAEKYLTARPGEAATILVRAGPGVSQQELVDRLTPTLPQGVEAITGQESADENTEMISGQFLTLFTTFLLVFSGVALLVATFSIHNTFAIVVAQRTRENALLRALGASRRQVTTATLIEATAVAVTASLAGLAGGIGIAAGLQALFPAIGFPFPEGELVISAISMTLPLTVGVAVCLGSALLPAVRAGRTAPLAALRETAVDTSAASRARAITGLALAAGATAATLTGVLVTPNIWLAGTGAALSLAAFIVLGPVASTTAIRVLGSPLARLRGVTGGLARRNALRTPKRTAATASALMIGVAVVSLFTVFGASLKATMDQTVSRSFAGDVAVSAPSFGAGGSGLSPRLADAVQQLPEVDTAVGLGRGVAEVDGKGRALTVTDPAALQRTFDLGEIRGSLRALGTDGIAITENEAEKQHLTTGDKADLTFTDGQTETFTVRAVYDQSELAGDYVITRAAWAPHRTQDADTLVAVTFANGVSADDGKAAVEKAAAAYGNPEVQTRDEYAQSAAGAIDMMLTLVYALLALAVLIALLGIANTLTLATHERTRELGLLRAVGQTRAQLRAMVRWESILVAAFGTTGGLALGAFLGWVLVEASDGASDSAFAFAVPPLQLLLVALVGVTAGALAGLRPATRAARLNVLRAIATE, translated from the coding sequence ATGAACGCCTCCGTCCGCCTCAGCGCGTCGTCCTTGCGTGCCCACAAGCGCCGCTTCACGGGCACGTTCGTCGCGGTCTTCCTCGGCGTGGCCTTCCTCGCCGGAACCCTCGTCATGGGCGACACCCTGCGCGCCAACTTCGACACCATGTTCGGCAACGCGACCAGCGGCACCGACGCCGTCGTACGCAGCGCCGACGCCATCACCACACCGGGCGAGAGCGAGGGCGTACGGGAACCGGTCGCCACCGCCCTGGCCGAGACCATCGAGGAGATCCCCGGCGTCGCCGCCGCCGAACCCAACATCGAGGGCGCCGGCCAACTCGTCGGCCGCGACGGCGACCCCATCGGCGGCCAGGGCCCGCCCACCCTCGCCGGCAACTGGATCACCGACCCGGAGCTCAACTCCTACCAACTGGCCGAGGGCCGCGCCCCGCAGAAGTCCGGCGAGGTCGTCGTCAACCGGGGCACCGCCGAACGCGGCGACCTGAAGCTCGGTGACCGGACCACCCTGCGCACCCCGGACCCGGTCGAGGTCACGATCGTCGGCCTGGCGACCTTCGGCGGCGAGAACGGCATGGCCCAGGTGACCTACACCGGCATGACCCGCGCCGACGCCGAGAAGTACCTCACCGCCCGCCCCGGCGAGGCGGCGACGATCCTGGTACGGGCAGGACCGGGCGTGAGCCAGCAGGAACTGGTGGACCGCCTGACCCCCACCCTCCCCCAGGGAGTCGAGGCCATCACGGGCCAGGAGTCGGCCGACGAGAACACCGAGATGATCTCCGGCCAGTTCCTGACCCTCTTCACCACCTTCCTCCTGGTCTTCTCCGGCGTAGCCCTCCTCGTGGCGACCTTCTCCATCCACAACACCTTCGCCATAGTCGTAGCCCAACGCACCCGCGAGAACGCCCTGTTGAGAGCCCTCGGCGCCTCCCGCCGCCAGGTGACGACCGCCACCCTCATCGAGGCGACGGCCGTGGCCGTCACCGCGTCCCTGGCGGGCCTGGCGGGCGGCATCGGCATCGCGGCCGGACTCCAAGCCCTTTTCCCGGCGATCGGATTCCCTTTCCCCGAGGGCGAGTTGGTGATCAGCGCCATCTCGATGACACTGCCGCTCACCGTCGGCGTGGCCGTCTGCCTGGGCTCCGCACTCCTGCCCGCGGTCCGCGCGGGCCGCACCGCCCCCTTGGCCGCACTGCGCGAGACGGCGGTCGACACCTCCGCAGCTTCCCGCGCCCGAGCGATCACCGGCCTGGCCCTCGCGGCCGGGGCGACAGCCGCCACCCTGACCGGAGTCCTCGTGACCCCGAACATCTGGCTGGCAGGCACGGGCGCGGCCCTGTCCCTCGCCGCGTTCATAGTCCTGGGCCCCGTTGCCTCCACCACAGCCATCCGCGTCCTCGGCAGTCCGCTCGCCCGCCTGCGCGGAGTCACCGGCGGCCTGGCCCGCCGCAACGCCCTGCGCACCCCGAAGCGAACGGCGGCCACCGCGAGCGCGCTGATGATCGGCGTGGCCGTGGTGTCCCTCTTCACCGTGTTCGGAGCCTCGCTCAAGGCCACCATGGACCAGACCGTCTCCCGCTCCTTCGCGGGCGACGTCGCCGTGAGCGCGCCCTCCTTCGGCGCGGGCGGCAGCGGCCTGAGTCCCCGCCTCGCCGACGCGGTCCAGCAACTGCCCGAGGTCGACACAGCGGTAGGACTGGGCAGGGGCGTCGCCGAGGTCGACGGCAAGGGACGAGCACTGACCGTAACCGACCCCGCAGCCCTGCAACGCACCTTCGACCTGGGCGAAATCCGCGGCTCACTGCGCGCCCTGGGCACCGACGGCATAGCGATCACCGAGAACGAGGCGGAGAAGCAGCACCTCACCACCGGCGACAAGGCCGACCTGACCTTCACCGACGGACAGACGGAGACCTTCACGGTCCGAGCGGTGTACGACCAGTCCGAACTGGCCGGCGACTACGTCATCACCCGAGCCGCCTGGGCCCCGCACCGCACCCAGGACGCGGACACCCTGGTAGCGGTGACCTTCGCGAACGGAGTGAGCGCGGACGACGGCAAGGCAGCCGTGGAGAAGGCAGCCGCGGCCTACGGCAACCCGGAAGTCCAGACCCGCGACGAATACGCCCAGTCGGCAGCGGGCGCGATCGACATGATGCTGACCCTGGTCTACGCGCTGCTGGCCCTGGCAGTCCTGATCGCCCTGCTGGGCATAGCCAACACCCTCACCCTGGCAACCCACGAACGCACCCGCGAACTCGGCCTGCTCCGGGCCGTCGGCCAGACCCGCGCCCAACTCCGGGCGATGGTCCGCTGGGAGTCGATCCTGGTGGCGGCTTTCGGCACGACAGGCGGCCTGGCCCTGGGGGCGTTCCTGGGCTGGGTCCTGGTGGAGGCCTCGGACGGAGCGAGCGACAGCGCCTTCGCTTTCGCCGTACCCCCGCTCCAACTGCTCCTGGTGGCCTTGGTAGGCGTCACAGCGGGAGCCCTGGCAGGCCTACGCCCGGCAACTCGCGCAGCACGGCTGAACGTACTGCGAGCAATAGCCACCGAGTAG
- a CDS encoding TetR/AcrR family transcriptional regulator, translating to MDANAGARRGRPPKGTSQLSRAAIVDATLKVIDTDGVTAVSMRSVARVLGVDAKSLYNHVDGKDGLLDAVAEHLLGGVSIPPATGDLRIDLPAIADAFRERALLHPEAAPLVLTRQLASFEGLAPVEALLGVLRSAGCPVEESVQLMRFLVASLIGTLLREVQAGPTFGISDKAGIATRQNTLEDSGLPHVIESAPRLARFDRDAEYEYTVQAATALVLERIRASQASTGVREDRPAQKGQSPTKITKIPGSAAGTT from the coding sequence GTGGACGCCAACGCCGGAGCCCGGCGCGGTAGGCCCCCCAAGGGCACCTCGCAGCTCTCCAGGGCCGCGATCGTCGACGCCACCCTCAAGGTCATCGACACCGACGGGGTCACCGCGGTCAGCATGCGCTCCGTCGCGCGCGTCCTCGGCGTCGACGCCAAGAGCCTCTACAACCACGTCGACGGCAAGGACGGGCTCCTCGACGCCGTCGCCGAGCATCTGCTCGGCGGGGTGTCCATCCCGCCGGCGACCGGCGACCTGCGCATCGACCTGCCCGCGATCGCCGACGCCTTCCGCGAGCGCGCGCTTCTCCACCCCGAAGCCGCACCCCTGGTGCTGACCCGCCAGCTCGCATCCTTCGAAGGGCTCGCACCGGTCGAAGCGCTACTGGGCGTACTGAGATCAGCAGGATGCCCGGTCGAGGAGTCCGTACAGCTGATGCGCTTTCTCGTGGCCTCGCTGATCGGCACCCTGCTCCGAGAGGTTCAGGCGGGCCCCACCTTCGGCATCTCGGACAAGGCCGGCATCGCCACGCGGCAGAACACACTGGAAGACTCCGGTCTCCCCCACGTGATCGAATCCGCCCCGCGTCTCGCACGGTTCGACCGCGATGCGGAGTACGAGTACACCGTCCAAGCCGCCACAGCTCTTGTGCTGGAAAGGATCAGGGCATCGCAGGCATCGACGGGTGTGCGTGAAGATCGTCCTGCTCAAAAAGGCCAAAGCCCGACGAAGATCACCAAGATCCCTGGATCAGCAGCAGGGACAACATGA
- a CDS encoding MBL fold metallo-hydrolase, which translates to MHFPWTTAEVTDLPTVGTAVDAVTDLSRSEEPPGARLRIARRQAAAFRGEFASTGTPDSVVTCDLVTLPYPTRFGLFRASKALAPFLSITNRMQVIRWTESGGRKRVLLFEPSDHELGRYTPYFDTLAQRTPGFLERQFVTEHGTVLGHLARLGIEPAEVDYLLFDHLHTQDLWRWVGTTAFQDDLGQTPEAAFPHAKVIVQRDELAALADLHPLQKPWYQPGAYADVPAEAFLPVNGSVVLGPGVAVLRTPGHVFGNQSLVVNTDTGIWVSSENVIATEALVPEHSRLPGLARWARAWQQEVVLNANTIETTADQYNSIVLEKALADRSQADPRFLQFFPSSELTGAWTNPGTRPTFAHDAIRHGTQPA; encoded by the coding sequence ATGCACTTCCCCTGGACCACTGCCGAGGTGACGGATCTGCCCACAGTCGGCACGGCGGTCGATGCGGTGACCGACCTCTCCCGCTCCGAGGAGCCGCCCGGAGCGCGGCTGCGGATCGCCCGGCGCCAGGCTGCGGCGTTCCGCGGCGAGTTCGCGTCGACCGGAACGCCGGACAGCGTCGTGACGTGCGACCTGGTGACGTTGCCTTATCCGACGAGGTTCGGGTTGTTCCGAGCCTCGAAAGCGCTGGCGCCGTTCCTGTCGATCACGAACCGGATGCAGGTCATCCGCTGGACCGAGTCCGGCGGTCGCAAGCGGGTGCTGCTGTTCGAGCCGAGCGACCACGAACTGGGGCGGTACACGCCGTACTTCGACACGCTCGCCCAGCGCACACCGGGATTTCTGGAGCGGCAGTTCGTGACCGAGCACGGCACGGTGCTCGGTCATCTGGCCCGGCTGGGAATCGAGCCGGCGGAGGTGGACTACCTGTTGTTCGACCACCTCCACACCCAGGACCTGTGGCGCTGGGTGGGGACCACCGCCTTCCAGGACGATCTCGGGCAGACGCCCGAGGCGGCGTTCCCTCACGCGAAGGTGATCGTGCAGCGCGACGAACTGGCCGCGCTGGCCGACCTTCACCCGTTGCAGAAGCCCTGGTACCAGCCGGGTGCCTACGCGGATGTCCCGGCTGAGGCGTTCCTGCCGGTGAACGGATCGGTGGTGCTGGGCCCTGGCGTGGCGGTGCTGAGGACCCCCGGGCATGTGTTCGGAAACCAGTCCCTGGTCGTCAACACCGACACCGGGATCTGGGTGTCCAGCGAGAACGTGATCGCCACGGAGGCGCTGGTCCCGGAGCACTCCAGGCTCCCGGGCCTGGCGAGGTGGGCCCGCGCGTGGCAACAGGAGGTCGTGCTGAATGCGAACACGATCGAGACGACGGCTGATCAGTACAACTCGATCGTCCTGGAGAAGGCCCTGGCCGACCGCAGCCAGGCGGATCCGCGGTTCTTGCAGTTCTTCCCGTCCAGCGAGCTGACCGGCGCCTGGACCAATCCCGGCACGAGACCGACTTTCGCTCACGACGCGATCCGCCACGGCACCCAGCCCGCCTGA